The following coding sequences are from one Mycobacterium bourgelatii window:
- a CDS encoding lipase family protein gives MLEAGNLAGATGAEWLARPPHEELQRKVKPLLPLDDPFYEPPAGFHHAAPGTVLRSRDVEVAFMGLIPQTITALQLLYRTTDMNGNPEATVTTVFLPAEAKPGRTIPVLSYQCAIDAVSSRCFPSYALRRGATKAIGSMAQLELLLISAAVAEGWAVSVPDHEGLHGAWGVPYEPGYRILDGIRAVLSSERISLPPAAPIGLWGYSGGGLATAWAAEVSGDYAPELDIVGAVLGSPVGDLGNTFRRLNGGLFAGLPGLVVAALTHSYPDLDRVIKEHTNEDGRALLDRLEKLTTAAAVIHMAGKDMGEYLDEPLEDILSTPEVSHVFDDIKLGSAVPVPPVLIVQAVHDYLISVHDIDELADAYSAGGADVTYHRDAFNEHMLLHPLSAPMTLRWLTDRFNRRPLDEHIIRTKWPTMFNPMTYIGMARLARIAAKVVTGRKVRFNPL, from the coding sequence ATGTTGGAGGCCGGCAATCTAGCGGGTGCGACGGGTGCGGAATGGCTGGCTCGTCCACCGCATGAAGAGCTACAGCGCAAGGTCAAGCCGCTGCTCCCGCTGGACGACCCTTTCTACGAGCCACCCGCCGGATTCCACCACGCCGCGCCCGGGACCGTGCTTCGCTCACGCGATGTCGAAGTGGCGTTCATGGGGCTGATACCGCAGACCATCACCGCCCTGCAGTTGCTGTATCGGACGACCGACATGAACGGCAATCCCGAGGCCACGGTCACCACGGTGTTTCTTCCGGCCGAAGCCAAGCCGGGCCGAACCATTCCGGTGCTGTCATATCAGTGCGCGATCGATGCGGTCTCGTCGCGCTGCTTCCCGTCCTATGCGCTGCGTCGAGGGGCGACCAAAGCCATCGGGTCAATGGCCCAGCTTGAGCTGCTGCTGATCTCCGCCGCCGTTGCCGAGGGCTGGGCGGTTTCGGTTCCTGACCACGAAGGGCTGCACGGCGCGTGGGGGGTCCCCTACGAACCTGGCTACCGCATCCTCGACGGTATCCGCGCCGTCCTGAGTTCTGAGCGCATCTCGTTGCCCCCGGCTGCCCCGATCGGGCTGTGGGGGTACTCCGGCGGCGGTTTGGCCACCGCCTGGGCCGCCGAAGTGTCCGGTGACTACGCGCCGGAGCTCGACATCGTCGGCGCCGTGCTGGGTTCGCCCGTCGGCGACCTGGGCAACACCTTCCGCCGACTCAACGGTGGCCTCTTCGCCGGCCTACCCGGGCTGGTGGTGGCCGCGCTCACCCACAGCTACCCCGACCTGGACCGGGTGATCAAGGAACACACCAACGAAGACGGCCGCGCCCTGCTCGATCGACTCGAGAAACTGACCACCGCCGCCGCCGTCATCCACATGGCCGGCAAGGACATGGGCGAATACCTCGACGAACCCCTTGAGGACATCTTGTCGACTCCGGAGGTTTCGCACGTCTTCGACGACATCAAGCTGGGCAGCGCGGTGCCGGTACCTCCGGTCTTGATCGTGCAGGCCGTGCACGACTACCTCATCTCCGTGCACGACATCGACGAGCTTGCCGACGCGTACAGCGCCGGGGGCGCCGACGTCACCTACCACCGGGACGCGTTCAACGAGCACATGTTGCTGCACCCGCTCTCCGCGCCGATGACGCTGCGTTGGCTGACCGACCGGTTCAACCGCAGGCCGCTCGACGAACACATCATCAGGACCAAGTGGCCGACCATGTTCAACCCCATGACCTACATCGGCATGGCGCGTCTGGCGAGGATCGCCGCCAAGGTGGTCACCGGCCGGAAGGTGCGGTTCAACCCGCTCTGA
- a CDS encoding NUDIX hydrolase: MPHSSTSHEVLAVVFQVRMVTESAKGDRRAEKPQLNVLLWQRARDPEKGAWSLPGGRLGNDEDMTTSVRRQLAEKVDLREVAHLEQLAVFSDPHRVPGARIIASTFLGLVPSPATPELPADTRWHPVDSLPPMAFDHGPMVTHAHARLVAKLSYTNIGFALAPKEFALSTLRDIYGAALGYQVDATNLQRVLVRRKVITQTGTIAQSGRSGGRPAALYRFADSQLRVTDEFAALRPPGS, translated from the coding sequence ATGCCCCATAGTAGCACCTCGCACGAAGTGCTTGCCGTCGTGTTCCAGGTTCGGATGGTCACCGAGTCGGCCAAGGGAGACCGCCGCGCCGAAAAACCGCAGCTGAACGTCCTGTTGTGGCAGCGCGCCCGGGATCCGGAAAAGGGCGCCTGGTCGCTGCCGGGCGGTCGGCTAGGCAACGACGAAGACATGACGACATCCGTTCGCCGGCAGCTCGCCGAGAAGGTGGACTTGCGCGAGGTCGCCCATCTCGAGCAGTTGGCGGTGTTTTCGGACCCACATCGAGTCCCAGGCGCCAGGATCATTGCGTCGACCTTTCTGGGACTGGTGCCCTCCCCCGCGACTCCCGAACTGCCCGCGGACACTCGTTGGCATCCGGTGGACTCGCTGCCGCCGATGGCCTTCGACCACGGGCCGATGGTGACCCACGCGCACGCGCGACTGGTCGCCAAGCTGTCCTACACCAACATCGGATTTGCCCTGGCACCAAAGGAATTCGCGCTTTCCACGCTGCGCGACATCTACGGCGCCGCATTGGGCTACCAGGTCGACGCCACAAACCTGCAGCGAGTCCTGGTCCGTCGCAAGGTGATCACCCAGACCGGCACCATCGCGCAGTCCGGGCGCAGCGGCGGTCGCCCGGCAGCGCTGTATCGGTTCGCCGACTCCCAGTTGAGGGTCACCGACGAGTTCGCCGCTCTACGCCCTCCTGGCTCATAG
- the nadA gene encoding quinolinate synthase NadA, which translates to MTVSIRMDTPASDISAMTARITNSETGYGGIEGDEQWAAEIRRLVRMRGATLLAHNYQLPAIQDVADHVGDSLALSRIAAEAPEDTIVFCGVHFMAETAKILSPEKTVLIPDQRAGCSLADSITPEELQAWKDEHPGAVVVSYVNTTAAVKALTDICCTSSNAVDVVASIDPDREVLFCPDQFLGAHVRRVTGRKNLHVWAGECHVHAGINGDELSDQARANPDAELFVHPECGCATSALYLAGEGAFPADRVKILSTGGMLDEAHKTHARKVLVATEVGMLHQLRRAAPQVDFQAVNDRASCKYMKMITPAALLRCLVEGADEVHVDPDVAAAGRRSVQRMIAIGQPGGGE; encoded by the coding sequence ATGACGGTCTCGATCCGCATGGACACGCCCGCCAGCGACATCTCCGCCATGACTGCCCGCATCACGAATTCCGAAACCGGATATGGGGGAATCGAGGGCGACGAACAGTGGGCCGCTGAAATCCGCCGCCTAGTGCGGATGCGTGGCGCCACGCTGTTGGCGCACAACTATCAGCTGCCCGCCATCCAAGACGTGGCCGACCACGTAGGGGACTCGCTGGCGTTGTCTCGGATAGCCGCCGAGGCGCCGGAGGACACCATCGTCTTCTGCGGCGTGCACTTCATGGCGGAGACGGCCAAGATCCTCAGCCCGGAAAAGACCGTCCTGATTCCGGATCAGCGGGCTGGGTGTTCGCTGGCCGACTCGATCACGCCGGAGGAGTTGCAGGCGTGGAAGGACGAGCACCCCGGTGCCGTCGTTGTCTCCTACGTCAACACCACGGCCGCCGTGAAGGCGCTGACCGACATCTGCTGCACATCGTCCAACGCCGTCGATGTCGTCGCATCCATCGATCCCGACCGCGAAGTGCTGTTCTGCCCGGATCAATTCCTCGGCGCTCATGTTCGCCGGGTGACCGGTCGCAAGAACCTGCACGTCTGGGCCGGTGAGTGTCACGTGCACGCCGGGATCAATGGCGACGAACTGAGCGACCAGGCTCGCGCCAACCCCGACGCGGAACTGTTCGTGCACCCCGAATGTGGTTGTGCCACATCAGCTCTGTACCTGGCTGGCGAAGGTGCCTTCCCGGCCGATCGGGTGAAGATCCTGTCCACCGGCGGCATGCTGGACGAGGCGCACAAGACCCACGCCCGCAAGGTGTTGGTGGCCACCGAAGTCGGCATGTTGCACCAACTGCGCCGGGCCGCACCGCAAGTCGACTTCCAGGCCGTCAACGATCGCGCGTCCTGCAAGTACATGAAGATGATCACCCCGGCGGCGCTGCTGCGCTGCTTGGTGGAAGGCGCCGACGAAGTCCATGTCGACCCGGACGTTGCCGCGGCCGGTCGGCGCAGTGTTCAGCGGATGATCGCAATCGGACAGCCCGGTGGTGGCGAGTGA
- a CDS encoding L-aspartate oxidase, with protein MTAGPAWRDSADVVVIGTGVAGLAAALAAHRAGRKVVVLNKASHTGGVTATHYAQGGIAVVLPDNDDSVEAHVADTVVAGAGLCDSDAVYSIVADGYRAVAELVGAGARFDEKSPGCWDLTREGGHSRRRIVHAGGDATGAEVQRALDHAAAALDIRTAHVALRVLNDGTAVTGVLVHNPDGTGIISAPSVILATGGLGHLYAATTNPEGSTADGIALALWAGVPVSDVEFVQFHPTMLFAGNGNGNGNGNGNGGRRPLITEAIRGEGAILLDRQGRSVTAGVHPMGDLAPRDVVAGAIDARLKALGDPCVYLDARGINGFEARFPTVTAACRAAGIDPVRQPIPVVPGAHYSCGGVVTDVYGQTELPGLFAAGEVARTGMHGANRLASNSLLEGLVVGGRAGRAAAAHAAAIKPLPAAWPEPVIHTALKRAKLQRAMSRDASVVRNAAGLQRLSEALAAAKARDLMSREDFEDVALTVAARTVVAAALARNESRGCHHRAEFPDQSREYARSSQVRLVDDECVVQVEALAGVG; from the coding sequence GTGACGGCCGGACCCGCGTGGCGGGATAGCGCCGACGTCGTCGTCATCGGAACGGGCGTCGCCGGCTTGGCCGCAGCGCTCGCCGCTCACCGCGCCGGCCGCAAGGTCGTTGTCCTGAATAAGGCGTCCCACACCGGCGGGGTGACCGCGACCCACTACGCGCAAGGCGGCATCGCTGTGGTGTTGCCCGATAACGATGATTCGGTGGAGGCTCACGTCGCCGACACCGTGGTGGCCGGTGCGGGCTTGTGTGACTCCGACGCTGTGTACTCGATCGTCGCCGACGGCTACCGTGCGGTGGCCGAATTGGTCGGTGCCGGTGCCCGGTTCGACGAAAAGTCGCCAGGGTGTTGGGATTTGACGCGCGAAGGGGGGCACTCGCGCCGGCGCATCGTCCATGCCGGCGGTGATGCCACCGGCGCCGAGGTGCAGCGGGCGCTCGATCATGCCGCCGCTGCGCTGGATATCCGCACCGCTCACGTGGCCCTGCGTGTGCTAAACGACGGCACCGCGGTGACCGGGGTGTTGGTGCACAATCCGGACGGGACCGGCATCATCAGCGCGCCGTCGGTGATCCTGGCGACCGGCGGGCTGGGGCATTTATATGCCGCGACCACCAACCCCGAGGGTTCGACCGCCGACGGCATTGCGTTGGCGTTGTGGGCCGGCGTGCCGGTCAGCGATGTCGAGTTCGTCCAGTTCCACCCCACGATGTTGTTCGCCGGCAACGGCAACGGCAACGGCAACGGCAACGGCAACGGTGGCCGGCGACCGCTGATCACCGAGGCCATCCGCGGTGAAGGTGCGATATTGCTTGACCGGCAAGGCCGGTCGGTGACCGCCGGCGTCCACCCGATGGGCGACCTGGCTCCGCGCGACGTCGTGGCGGGCGCGATCGACGCCCGGCTGAAGGCGCTCGGCGACCCGTGCGTCTACCTCGACGCGCGTGGCATCAACGGCTTTGAGGCACGGTTTCCCACCGTCACCGCTGCCTGCCGAGCCGCGGGCATCGACCCTGTCCGCCAACCGATTCCGGTCGTGCCCGGCGCGCACTACAGCTGCGGTGGCGTCGTCACCGACGTGTACGGCCAGACCGAGCTGCCAGGATTGTTCGCCGCGGGCGAGGTGGCTCGGACCGGCATGCACGGCGCCAACCGGCTGGCCTCCAACAGCCTGCTCGAGGGGCTGGTGGTCGGTGGGCGTGCTGGACGCGCCGCCGCCGCGCATGCGGCGGCAATTAAGCCGCTCCCCGCAGCCTGGCCCGAGCCGGTCATCCACACCGCCCTCAAACGTGCCAAGTTGCAACGGGCGATGAGTCGCGATGCCTCAGTGGTGCGTAATGCAGCTGGGCTGCAACGACTTTCCGAGGCGTTGGCCGCCGCGAAGGCGCGCGATCTGATGAGTCGTGAGGACTTTGAGGACGTGGCCTTGACGGTCGCCGCGCGGACCGTGGTCGCTGCCGCGCTGGCCCGCAACGAAAGTCGGGGCTGTCACCACCGTGCCGAATTTCCGGATCAGTCCAGAGAGTATGCACGTAGCAGCCAGGTCCGGTTGGTCGACGACGAATGCGTGGTGCAGGTCGAGGCATTGGCGGGGGTGGGCTGA
- the nadC gene encoding carboxylating nicotinate-nucleotide diphosphorylase has product MKLSEEERAAAYETIRRGLAEDLCYGPDVTTIATVPAGTMATASMVPREPGVVAGVDVALMVLDEVIGAAGYEVLHRVEDGARAQPGQPLLTVRAETRGLLTAERTMLNLVCHLSGIATVTAAWVEAVKGTKAKIRDTRKTLPGLRVVQKYAVRVGGGVNHRMGLGDAALIKDNHVAAAGSVLAALRAVRDAAPDLPCEVEVDSLEQLDEVLPDKPELVLLDNFPVWQTQIAVQRRDARAPSVLLESSGGLSLETAAAYAGTGVDYLAVGALTHSVRVLDIGLDM; this is encoded by the coding sequence ATGAAGCTCTCGGAAGAAGAGCGGGCCGCGGCTTACGAGACAATCCGGCGCGGTCTCGCCGAGGACCTGTGCTACGGGCCCGATGTCACCACGATTGCCACCGTGCCTGCCGGCACCATGGCAACTGCCTCGATGGTGCCCAGGGAACCCGGCGTGGTTGCCGGGGTGGATGTCGCGTTGATGGTGCTCGACGAAGTGATCGGCGCGGCGGGCTATGAGGTGCTGCACCGGGTCGAGGACGGCGCCCGGGCACAGCCCGGACAGCCGTTGCTGACGGTGCGGGCCGAAACTCGCGGGCTGTTGACGGCGGAGCGGACCATGCTCAACCTGGTGTGCCACTTGTCGGGCATCGCCACCGTGACCGCGGCGTGGGTCGAGGCGGTGAAAGGAACCAAGGCCAAGATCCGTGACACCCGCAAGACTCTGCCCGGGCTACGAGTCGTGCAGAAGTACGCGGTGCGCGTCGGCGGTGGTGTCAACCACCGGATGGGCCTCGGCGATGCGGCTCTGATCAAGGACAATCACGTCGCGGCCGCGGGATCGGTGCTTGCCGCGCTGCGGGCGGTGCGAGACGCCGCTCCCGACCTGCCTTGCGAGGTCGAAGTGGATTCGCTCGAGCAGTTGGACGAAGTGTTGCCCGACAAGCCGGAACTGGTTCTGCTCGACAACTTTCCGGTTTGGCAGACGCAGATCGCGGTGCAGCGAAGGGATGCCCGGGCGCCTTCGGTGTTACTGGAGTCATCGGGTGGACTCAGCCTGGAAACCGCCGCGGCGTACGCGGGAACTGGTGTGGACTACCTCGCCGTAGGCGCATTGACGCATTCGGTGCGGGTGCTCGACATCGGCCTGGATATGTAG
- a CDS encoding TetR/AcrR family transcriptional regulator, translating into MPRPDRSRTALLEKAAILFRRQGYAATGLNQILDEAGVKPGSLYHHFPQGKQQLATSVVDTAGAAIEQLLRTFLASGRPVADIVDRWIDLLIAGLAGDQRDGCPIEPIATESVNAAPEVRAAATRAFRSWCVAIEERLRADDWAAADAEHAALAVVSLIEGALILSRVAGDAAALDAAKLAARSLLDRQSGQQ; encoded by the coding sequence ATGCCGAGACCCGACCGCAGTCGCACCGCATTGCTCGAGAAGGCCGCCATCCTGTTCCGACGCCAGGGATACGCGGCGACCGGGCTGAATCAGATCCTCGACGAGGCGGGCGTCAAGCCCGGCTCGCTGTATCACCACTTCCCGCAGGGCAAACAGCAATTGGCCACATCGGTCGTGGACACCGCCGGGGCCGCCATCGAACAGCTCCTGCGTACCTTCCTCGCTAGTGGCCGACCGGTGGCTGACATCGTCGACCGATGGATCGACCTGCTGATTGCCGGCTTGGCCGGGGACCAGCGCGACGGCTGCCCGATCGAACCGATCGCCACCGAGTCGGTCAACGCCGCTCCGGAGGTTCGCGCCGCGGCGACGCGCGCGTTCAGAAGTTGGTGCGTGGCGATCGAGGAGCGGCTGCGGGCCGACGACTGGGCGGCGGCGGATGCGGAACACGCCGCGCTCGCGGTGGTGTCCCTGATCGAGGGGGCGCTGATCCTGTCACGGGTCGCCGGGGATGCGGCGGCACTCGATGCCGCAAAGCTCGCGGCGCGCTCGTTGCTCGACCGCCAGAGTGGACAGCAGTGA
- a CDS encoding alcohol dehydrogenase catalytic domain-containing protein — protein MKQLTYEEAGRYAWREVPDPTISAPVQALVRPLMVACCDLDVAVCHGRLPLPPGYAVGHEGLAEVVAVGDDVSTVRVGDRVVVPFQISCGNCRECRRGLTGSCSAGPLMAMYGMAPIAGLDGGGFMSDLVLVPYADANVDSGARRCRPGFHRLAVGQHPRRLAGGGAVCRRIGGP, from the coding sequence ATGAAGCAGTTGACATACGAAGAAGCCGGTCGCTACGCGTGGCGTGAGGTGCCAGATCCGACGATCAGTGCGCCGGTGCAGGCACTTGTCCGGCCGCTGATGGTGGCCTGCTGCGACCTCGATGTCGCGGTCTGCCACGGCCGGTTGCCGTTGCCGCCCGGTTATGCGGTGGGGCACGAAGGGCTGGCGGAGGTCGTCGCCGTCGGGGACGACGTCAGCACCGTCCGGGTAGGTGACCGGGTGGTGGTGCCCTTCCAGATCAGCTGCGGGAACTGCCGCGAATGCCGGCGCGGCTTGACCGGATCGTGCAGCGCCGGACCCCTCATGGCGATGTACGGGATGGCGCCCATCGCCGGCCTGGACGGCGGCGGGTTCATGTCCGACCTCGTGTTGGTGCCCTACGCCGACGCGAATGTTGATTCCGGTGCCCGCCGGTGTCGACCCGGTTTCCATCGCCTCGCTGTCGGACAACATCCCCGACGGTTGGCGGGCGGTGGTGCCGTTTGCCGACGAATTGGCGGCCCTTGA
- a CDS encoding nitroreductase family deazaflavin-dependent oxidoreductase encodes MSAKDQHPNNAPGVPMVYPVWFENLQVKYLNPALKPIARYLPGAATIEHRGRKSGKPYKTIVSTFRKGNTLAIALGHGKTDWVKNVLAAGEADVHYTRKSIHLTNPRILPAGSDGTDLPWLARVQLRKMAVFVADIA; translated from the coding sequence ATGTCCGCCAAGGATCAACACCCCAACAACGCGCCGGGCGTCCCGATGGTTTACCCGGTGTGGTTCGAGAACCTCCAAGTCAAGTACCTCAACCCCGCCCTCAAACCGATCGCGCGCTACCTGCCCGGGGCCGCCACCATCGAGCACCGCGGACGCAAATCGGGCAAACCGTACAAGACCATCGTGTCCACCTTCCGCAAGGGCAACACGCTGGCGATCGCGCTGGGCCACGGCAAAACCGACTGGGTGAAGAACGTGCTGGCCGCCGGCGAGGCCGACGTCCACTACACCCGCAAGTCGATACACCTGACGAACCCACGGATCCTGCCCGCCGGATCGGACGGCACGGATCTGCCCTGGCTGGCCCGCGTCCAGCTGCGCAAGATGGCGGTGTTCGTCGCCGACATCGCCTAG